TACAGGCCTGATCTGGAGTTAGCTTTTCTGACGCCATAGCAATAGAATTCCCACACATGCATTGTATTACATTAGAGGGAACTCAGTAGCTAGTGTCTGGGCTATAGCACGCGACAGTTTAGCCAGCATGACAATGATGGCTAGTGCAGATATGTACCTATAGCCTTCATTTTTTCGACTTCGTTCGGCTTCGCGTGGCCTGGAGCCACTTTGTCACGATACGAAGTTCAGCAAATGTTTAGCAGTTGCGATACACCAACGTAATCTTTCAGGCTCACCCATTCAAATCGGGACACAAAGTTTACACGGGTTCATTCTTTAAgttgaaacaaaaccgaaacactgcaataaacaaggCCACAAGCGCACTCGAAACCCACAACCataaagactaggcaaatttcccatggtggctgaatgatcgcagcgcctcAGTCTCTCTCTGCTTAGTTTCGGCAAGCTCTGTGGTCGAAGTGACGTAAAAGAGTTTGAGGTCTGTGTCATCAGAGATGACGTCATCTTGACGCCACCTGCAATCACGTAACTGTTTAGGTCGTAGGTGTCAACGCCGAAGTCGACAGTCACTTCTCGCATTTTATGAGTGCAACTAAACCTATCAATTTCATACCTTGAAGGTACTCATACTGAGCCATATTAGGTGATGCGCCTGTGCGCGAATGGGCGAGGGGTATTGTGCCCCTCTTGGTCTTCCGCAGTGCAAGAAGGCTAACCAATGTGACGTAATAATAACGCGAAACGAAACGTGTCGTAGTTATACATTCCAAGTGAGTTCTGTTTCTCGCAGGGTCCGGGGCCTCTTTTCCCGTCGGTAGAGTACGCGACGCCCGGCCGAGCGCCCGCTTCGTTCGGCCACGGCAGGACCAACAACGACAGACAGCGAATGCGCCAGGAGATAATGGCGCTCGCCCGTTCTCCAAGCTGCTGGCGTCCACTGATGGTCTTCGTCTTCAGCCTGGTGATCGGGGCCATGCTGGCGCTGGCCACCTACGGTATCCGGGGATCCCGCCTGCGCCGTGGAGGAGGGATGCCTCGCCGCGGCAACGGCACGTACTAGGATGATGCGGAAGAACGCGGATGAACCACCGCTTGCACCACCACCTTTGCCATGGTAAAATTGGTAAACATTGGCCGTGGCGACGACGGTCCGCGCTAACAGCGGTCAACAATGGTTCTCCGTCCTccactctctttttctctttcacgAAGTACTAATAAATGCGGACGAAATCGTCCCTGTGTGGGTACTGTTTTTAATTATGCGATAGCTTTGAAAAACTCACTTCCAAGAAATTACGCTGTCAGCGTCATTGGTTATGAGCAAAAAATTATCTTCTGCGCGACCGAAAAGTCGACAACGATGCAAATATCTGAGTGGGGATCAGACCCAGGTCGTCTGCATTGTAAGAGGGTGTTCTAtcacacagccacgcgtctgctgGAGAATGCAGTGAAAAGAGCCTTCTCTGCTGGGAAATGCAGTTccagtaactttcatgctttacaagcaTACGCGCCCTGTATGCATGTTTTACAATACATGCAATATCGCCGAAATCATGGGTGGTGAAAGAGAACATTGCCATCggacgacgatagttatagcgcgagaacaaaacgacgacacagagacaagaaggacacgaaggacatgtcataccatactgtcataccataccaactagcccaagctgccgcatattgccatcgggtgtcagaacatgcgattatcccaatgacttcatggtttaatgTCGCTAACTCTCTAcacaaggcacacacgttacggcGCACatattctcttaaggccacgtagtgggtacaTAGCATGTTTGAAACGATTTCACGTGTTCGGAGTAGACGCAAAAGGGACAGAgtattgctatcgcatttatcTTTTAGAGCCGAAGCTTAAGGATGCCCCATTTTTTTCTCGTCTATAGTAACAGATGGTATTCAGAAATGCTAGGGGTGGGCTGCGTAAGTGAGCCATTTGAATGTCAGCAACCAGCGTAAAGGTCGCATCTTGGTCAATTATCAATTGAGCATAGAATTCGTAAACGTTGTGCGTGTCCTGTTCATGTCTAGGGCGCCTTGAAACTTCTAGTGGTTGTGATTACTATTCAGACCAGGAACTTCAGGCTAGTTGTAGCTGTATAAAACCCCGTTTTTCAGCGCCAGTCAGTAGTGGTTCGCATTCAGCGAAGCCGCCCACCAATTCGCAGGGACGTCTTCAGCTATAGACACAGAAAGGACTggagatacccccccccccttctcaagTTTTCGCCTGCTCTCACTTTGTCGCCCCAAGAACAATCAATCAAACATATCGCAAGTCTCAGTTGTCGCTTCCCTTGTGACTTTGTGTCATGATACCGCAAAAATCGCCATCAATGCATATGCAGTGATTGAATTGCCGCTCCCCATTCGAATCAAATACTTCTGGCAACGCTTTTTCTACGCATATCGATAGTTGGAAAAATCGATGCTGCGCAAAGGTCACAAAAGGTTTTCCTGCTACGATTTTGAGCAGTTCTCCCCCAATAATTCGTCATTGGAGAGCTCTAGCATACGCAAGGCCGTACGTTCGCAACGTGCTTCGTGCTGCGCACGCTAATTTAACGGCTGCGTCCTACAGCATTAATTTACCATGCGCTACATCCGAAACGTGTACTCCACCTGAACGTCAACAGGCCTGACTTTAAGCGTTACTTTACGCCATCTCGTGGAGAGGCAAGAAGCTGTGATAACCGATATTAGTAGACGCACATCTGTTGATACATGGAGGTTTCTTAAAGATGAAAGCTTTAAATGTCGGTTTCATGGTCTAGTGAGGTCCAAATGTATGGTCTAGAAActgtcacagctttgctgcaaaggcgaagcaatgaatgcgatactaACTTATTGGAAAGCCACAGGCACAATGGCGAGCCGAtaaaaacgtgccccgcgtttttcacacacaaatgatgcacgaaacgtgctcacaggCACACATCAACGCCAATAGGCGTGTCAGTTGTCACTTCACTGTGTTTTAgcagcacgcccttttcgcaaacgcacACTGTGAAACGATTGTAGTTAAccttgtgcacccggtaactgaAATAAAATTGTTCCGGTGAACACCCAAGACTAGCAAAGGCGTACGAATGCCCCCACTACGACATAACCAAGCGCACACGTGATTGTCCATCCTGCATATtctccgtggggcaaagtacgcgtgggaggtgAGAGCAcgtgccgccgcgtcgtgacgatgtggagACGCGTGGTCATTGCGCCGTCTTGTTGGTAATgcagaaaacacgatagttcccccagAGATGCCCGTCACTACCGGTAAGGAGTACATGTAAATTGCTTGTGATTTTAACCATTAGTGGCTTAGGGACTAAAGCTTCGCACTTACAACTCAGGTGTACTACGTTCAATTCCACGCACCCGAGCCTTTTTCTGAATAAATGTTcgttatgtatatatattgtgatgagcgagacagagaacaagagtcAACACCCGatcttgggccagctgttcttattctgcctcttcttccccGCTTTCCAGCCCACGGCCCACAGCTGCCGCTCCGCTCTTCGTTACATTCGGCCACACTGCGGAcctgacaacgaaaaaaaagaaattacagttcACTGCACCTGCAGTGGCCCGACTGCGTTTTTCAAGCGCGACACACGCAcggcaaagttgtttcttttgcgtttatcgAGAGTGAAGCTCGCATCTGAGGTGTTCACACGCCAGGTATTTTCTCGTACACACTGAGTAATTATGAATGGCCCGTCGAACTTAGGGAATAGCTTCTTGCCAGGCCCGCTGGTGCCCCTTTGCACCAAGACCTTGTCACCGATGTTGAAAGCAGGAGCAGGTCTACGGCATCTGTCATAGCAgcgcttttgattttcttgtgcgtgGGTGGCTTTCTTGATCGCCTCAGTTCGGATCTTCTGACAGGCCTCTTTGCGATCGTTGGCACGTGGAATTGTAATGGAAGCATCCAGACTGAGGACcgctttcagctgtggtagtttCCCATAAACAATATCGTAGGGCATTTCCCCGTAGACGTCTGCAGGGCCGTAATAATCGCAAAAgcggctgacggaaggtggacgtcGCAGTCAGCCTCTCCTCTTTTCCCTGCCTTCGTATATGGATCGAGTCGTGCCTGGATGCTGTGGTTGGTTCTCTCAGTAAGgccgtttgcttgaggatgaaacgtggatgcgaagtggtgctgcacgcctgccgtgcaaaggtactttttcagttccccgcTACGAAACGTTGTAGCCCGATCAGATATTAACTTTTTTGGTAAGCCATGTTTCCATTCAAATTGGTGCTTGCGGAAGTCGATTAGGTAAGTGTATGCAAGAGATGGCACGgcctccacttccacgtattttgacaggtaggctactgctacaatgacgtaaCGTTCTTCGGATCAGTCCGCTCGTCAGTGACGCCGGTACATTGCGGCATTGCGCATCACAAAAATACTGTGATTTCCCTTGTCAGTGATAGATGCAATAATGGATGCCAAATCTTTATCCCACTG
Above is a window of Rhipicephalus microplus isolate Deutch F79 chromosome 1, USDA_Rmic, whole genome shotgun sequence DNA encoding:
- the LOC142768864 gene encoding uncharacterized protein LOC142768864: MSFNAESSRRAAGGDVPASIGDTAPPAPAPTGRRQGVRAHPMTVQPVLYSSALNGPGPLFPSVEYATPGRAPASFGHGRTNNDRQRMRQEIMALARSPSCWRPLMVFVFSLVIGAMLALATYGIRGSRLRRGGGMPRRGNGTY